The sequence tacgtttttttttacgtACCTTCATTTCATGTTCATATACAAAGATTGCGAGGTAAATAAAACATACCTAATAATTTCCTAcgattttatagtattttatgcaactggtggttaaaagaggttaaaaccggccaagagcgtgtcgggccacgcttagtgtagggttccgtagttttctgtatttttctcaaaaactactaaacctatcaagttcaaaacaattttcctagaaagtctttataaagttctacttttgtgatttttttcatattttttaaacatatggttcaaaagttagagggggggggacgcacttttttttcctttagaagcgattatttccgaaaatattaatattatcaaaaaacgatcttagtaaacacttattcattttttaatacctatccaacaatatattacacgttggggttagaatgaaaaaaaatatcagcccccacaaaacattttttccattttttatttttgcactttgtcggcgtgattgatatatatattggtaccaaatttcagctttctagtgctaacggttactgagattatccgcggacggacggacggacggacggacggacggacggacggacggacggacggacagacagacatggcgaaactataagggttcctagttgactacggaaccctaaaaaaggtgagtggcgtgggtaacaatttgaggcgaagccgaaaattgttaataaagacgccacgagcattttttgactcagttaaacaccgttgcatacaatcttatcttcttctttaaaatacaatgaatgaacatatatatgtgttggacaaagcgtatccattgttcccttttttcatgaccagatcaaagaaaactgcaaaaagtgagcgtgctaaaaatacaatttcactcaaaaaatattaacaatcaataaagaaataaactttttttatattatagtaacataattcatgacgtagtaattagttacctaattattttccaaatagaaatatatatatttcgcaaatatattagaggtgaaacacattagtaggaacaatgtaaatggcacatctgcgcggttagtctttgattgcgtcaccaaaatggcggcagtcccgctcccgctcgcgtatttgtagaatattcaatcttaaaatattatagacgagttttttgtttaatttaccgatgaaatgtcacaccttgacttttatttgattttttcgagtgattagaacaatttttaagcacacaagaaggcattattcacgtggaaagtAAATGCATCACGGCACGTGACTGCACTGCAAGGGCCTGGTGacgactgacaacgttgcggtccatggaccgcagtggggtgtgtaaaaaattctcttagcagcgtcgcctctagtacgtagtacatatacctcaatgcatacaatactttttctacgaccaagcacttattttgaaagaaaattataaatcaatacctactttcagtcatcttagttatctagtggaccgcctaccattttgaatatgcagtttgagtgcaaacatgaaaataaaactgtctatggtatggttctttgaagcctagccactaagacgaatcgagccgagttgaatcgagttctcatacatttgaatgcgattcgacgcgtcgccaatgaacgcagcagaaaacgaaggagtctcgactctgcgaattggtttgttaagttggtagcaatgtatttactgaactgtaacagctatatcgtgctactgctactaaatgttttcagggtatagactagatagacttgtcctgacatcttttatgtagggtttttaagttctatgcacgaccttgtaactcacgaataacagtacgggagtagaaaaaataattaaaagacgatcaaaataattatactcaTTGAAGTTTTACtccatttatttattccttcAAAATAATTGCAATGCCATTAATATACACAAATAGTCGTTATATGTATGATCACGTGACTGTGGTTGATACAATGTGACTTATACAAAGCATTGCAATATTTTAACCATGACAACAAGTCTTCGGTAGTATAGTGGTAAGTATCCCCGCCTGTCACGCGGGAGACCGGGGTTCGATTCCCCGCCGGAGAgattctttttgtatttttttttcttttttgatattctattttattattcccCTTTATGGTTCAATAGAAGCAAATCTTTAATTCGAGTCATCACGCTTACTAGTTTTCCCACGTTATTAGATATTTCCCGAGTAGCCTCGAGAAACTGTTTAGTATATTCGAGTTTTTCTCTCTCCAGGCGAATCAACTCTGAGGCACTTTCATCATCAtctaaaaaaaagattttataGTTCATAAATCATGAAAAGAAAACCCTTAAAAACAAAGGAACTAAAAGTATGGAAGATAATTTACGATCTCTTCTTACAATCTCTTGATAATGATTTAGACGTTTATTAAAAGTCGTGtctattcagtcttttacaatgTTCTTACACGGTATCGGTATATTAAAGTCAATAATATTGTATTATGTAaggatattttataatttaaaatatgtagttttttCATTTCCATCACATTTAAGTGGAGTTGGGTActtttatagaatagaatagaattttttattgctcttaaattaaatagtaaaattgataaatatacaaatattataccAGATTCATTGTCAGTCTTAAATTTCTTCTGTTTCCTCTCGTGATAAGGGCTGCTGGTCCCAACCTCGTCGTCAGCATCAGAGATGTTTTGGGACGAATGCCTTCTTTTTTTGCCTCGCCTGGACTTCGTGACGCCTGCCGGAAAAACGAGGGTATTGTTACTTTAGAGTGGCTTTGCAGTTTTTATACAAGTAACTTGGATtattaacaaataaaaaatattgctgCGAGGGCTGCGAACAAACTTTAGATATACCTACGCAACTTTAtctatttattatataaaatttacactaaatttatttaacaaatCCTCATTCCGGCTTGGATTGGCTTCGCTTAggatttagtgcgttttcacattatccgatctgatatcggatgtcggaccgatatcccatacattacaggcgccatcttggattttgtCCATTGAtatctttccgacatccgatatcggatcggataatgtgaaaacggacttaggatGTCCACAAATATACAACAAACATCCAAAAACTAACAGACTAGATAACAAAAGAAATACAAATTTATAACATAGTGTTATGCGTTATGTAAAAATACCTTCTTACCATAGTTTACAGGTGCTTCCTCGCTATTGTCAGCCATGTAAGATTCCTCTTCATCTGAAAACTATAATAGAACTATTAGACGCGTTCAGGTCCATTACACTCAGCAACATCTCATGACGTTAGgcatttacaaaaaaagtaggaAGCAAATCTGAATTAATgaaatgtcaatgtcattttgaagtattttttcCATCACGAAGTGGGATGTTAAAATTTTGCTTAATAGAGTGTGATGGTTCTCAACTGGTTGCCATGTAAGTGTTCCTTAGAGATACTAAAGTTCTAGAAGTGAGATAAATAAGTACTAATTCTAATGCAGACGCGATTGTTGCAAGCAGAGACTAGATGTCACGTATACTGCGCCCgaattatacaccctgtttttattgaattccgttaactttaagggaagattctttagatcaaatacaattaatttctctaagaaactagcgtcttaactcttacggttatcgagttattaaaaaaataagaatagttACTACACATGTGTGTGGCAACCGTTATTTGTTAACTTGAATGTTTATTCTTAAggatctctcacactaataaattcatttattatgtatgaaaatgattaatgtttattgcgaatttaactaaaagtgatatacaaggtggttcctgataatgaacttaGCTACGtgacaaatttaacggaaaacaaaacaaaacacggTATATTCAGAAGTAGGATTCAGAAGTGAGATATTGAAGTATTAATTCGGCTAAAACAGGCTGTAACCAGTATTGAACATGTATACTAACGCTAGCACCTTCAGCCAAAGGGTCGCTCTTTATGACCACCCCAGAGACCACACTTTCTCCAATAATCTCCAGGATAGTCTCCTCCATCTGGCTGAGGCTGGCCACTCCGTCAGGCGGAGGCTTGTTGCTGTCCCGGGCTGCTTTCAGCTCGAGAGCTCTTCGACGAACTCGGTACTTCCAGTCGCACCAATActgaagttaaaaaaaaatctgtaattaataaaaattccACTCACTCACATCACATTATATGTATGAAAAATCGCCCCAGACATTGCGGCATTTTTTACTTAGATTTATTTCATAGCATATGGCATCCAATCCAAGATAGGTACTCAAAATCTCTTTTCGCAAAGGCTCTATCGAAAAATTACATGCTACTTTTTTTCAAGGTcagtaaataattttgaaaaataaaaacctactTGAGTAGTTCCCGGCAATTTTGTAcgtagccacgtcagcaaatgttaattgatcctattttgttaccaacatttagtacctaatataagtcgactttcgtaagatatatacaggataattatataattaagagaatatagatactagagaaccttaatgacgaaataaaacttactaaaatctctattcatcaaaaaaaaaacttggtaacaaaataggaataataaaaacaaatttaactttttccttaatttttgtataaacttttcgagaactgctgaattACTGTACATTCACAAATGTTAAGCACCTAatgaaaactaaaaatattttttaaaatgtagGCACCTGCTAATTACGTAGATATAatgaacaaatattttgatatgCCTAAGttgtgaaataaaattattaatggGTTTCATAATTAGTTTACTCTCTATATGTACATACCATGtactagggcttgcattccggaattccggaatctcgaaattccggaatttcggacaatttttccgatattacagttccggaattgaaacgcataatctcgaaaattccggaattgaaaaaagatatatttttgaacgaaaacgtgtaatatcagcctggttattttacaaaactaccaccgcgtctataaaagatatgtaaattcattaagttagacactcctcggattcaggtagtgcctattttatgaccaaagggttgcatccagggctagttagagcgagatagtgtagtttaaacccgctaatattataccattgtcactttctggttttgctctcaattgttttagctaataagtgaaatatataatcattttaaagtaaatatttgttgtagaaggttttgttttgtgataatttaaaattactaggcgggagttgagtgttatgctcgaatactgaaggacaattaaacatgaataacattaggtacattattaatattgttattttattgtcgttatttatgctcaatttattagatcgaacttaaatttcagtaataatctaaattaatcggtattaaagcggcataaactcataattttacttcttttctcatagcactgaatattttaggcataaagtcttaaactgaaatagataccatacactaaagaaaaagcgatcaagcccactggtggcgaagccgggaatcgagcccgggtctccagctaacgcggctgacgtgttcgaccgctacaccaccccgaccgccaccgccggcggtcggggtggtgtagcggtcgaacacgtcagccgcgttagctggagacccgggttcgattcccggcttcgcgtggcggtcggggtggtgtagcggtcgaacacgtcagccgcgttagctggagacccgggttcgattcccggcttcgccaccagtgggcttgatcgctttttctttagtgtatggtatctatttcagtttataatttatttaaagtagtgttactacttaaaaaaaaacaaatcaaaaaatatttcataaaataatttgatttgttccctacatccaTAAAGTCATAAGTTCAGaagcaaatcgtagtatttagtattagattcattcacaagcataacgtcgtagttactttatacacttttcacaaagacgtgtgcatattttactaaactctatctaagtctattaccacaaaatcaaaagatgtgagaagcaaatgtatggaatatgatgtatataaaagaatgatttatttttttacaaaaaattaaagtgtaggtacatgtaggtacctaggaataaatcataaaatctgtctttttgggctagcttggatatcttttgtccctactcgagtctgataaaggtaattcaatatttcttttattacagttatgtgaacaaGACGTTATGCAATTCTTGtaggtaaattattatttttatattatttcgatgctcgatagataaaaaaataactttaacgttgaccactatcagaaaactggcactaaaacctcgtttgtatcgttaactgtagttcgaaataccttgcaagaccgattttgacgcaaaatgggctttcctgtaaaattactaaaatgaaaatttcagtgttatacGCCTTTCAGGTatggagttattgtcttaaacgtcgatttataacaaatttcagtttaaaattgtattatttcatcaaaaatccaccagaaaaccaaaccaaaaaaattgttcaattccggaactagttccggaattccggaattgaagtccaatctcgaaaaccagttccggaattgaaaaccgtccgatattgcaagccctaccATGTACagagatataaataatataatattttattcataccaacacaaattttaaagtaaaaatatcACAAACCTTGGACCATCCTTTTCCATCTTTCACAGCGCCTTCCGCGATACCATTCAGTTTTTTGGCACAAACGTTCCATAACTTCACGGAGTGAAGTTTTCCTCGGCGACCCCTGGTCAACCCTTTGGCCAGGTCTTGGTGTTCATTCAGGTATTCTAGAAGACCTTTCAACTGCTCCAGAGTTACTTGCTTTCGGGCTTTTAAATCTTAAATGGAAAGGAAAAAGATATCATCTCATCTGTTAAAGAATCATTCCAAAATCATATACTTACCTATAGATAGTTATATAATTAAGAAATAGTACAAAAACATTAGGTGCCGACACATTTTGTTTGACATATCAAATCAGCCTAATCACAGTACGTACGTGCACTAATTCAAATGATCGAAAAAAGCAATGGTGAACTTTACTAACCTGTATCCATTTTatcggaaaaatataatttagtgTTAGTTTTTACATCAATATATCCTTAATGCACTTATTTATCTGCCAGTTTTTCAATACTGTGTAGAAAATATtgtaatataggtaggtatcgtTTATAAGATCGCGTAGGTATCGTTGGGTCGATTCAGACCGCAGCGACTTTACTAAAATCGGCAAGTCTCCATCTGTTTTATCGACGCGAGGTGGTGGAAATTCGTTGCGCGCGCATCTTCGATTTCCCACCAAATTAACCCCCTGCAGCGCTTTAATCAGAGATAACAAGTTCAATTCTGCTGTAAATATTGGGAGTGTTCAATATAGAACACtaatattttttgtcaaaaaccaCTATCCGTGTGTCAAAATTactaattataaactttagctTGACTTAAAATACACTATGCGATTGGGGATGTAAATATCGTCAAATTATCGAAAGGATTTCATGCTAATTGAAAGCGCTGAAAACGCTGATTGAACAAACTGGTCGCACGCAAATATTTACATCTCGCCCCATACATTGTGATAAAGCGAACAAATCAAAATGTGTGTCCAAGCCTCAGTAACCCACCTCAATAGAGTATTTTTAACTTGGCCCAGTCAGAAATCGTCCACGGCAATAAAATTGACAAGTGATATGATATCGGCAAGTCTTTGATTTCGTTCCTATTTTACCGAGAAATAAAATGTACGACAATTAGTTCTACAACAGTTTGTGTTGATTTAGATCAAGATGGTGATGGGGCTGCGATTTCGACTTCAGCGGGTAAGTTTTGATTTAAATCCTTATATCCTTTAACATTCTATATAGAAAAGTCTTGCGTGTGAATGCATATGGAAGATAACAAAGTGTTTATTAGTCAGAATGTTAGTACTTTCTGTGATACATGTGGTTCAAAGTGTCGGTCAGTGTCAAGGTCACGGTCAGAAGGGAAATAAATCTCCGTCAATACTCGAGGTAAAGTACTTGTCGTATGTTAGTGCACGATGTGACGCAGTTGGTGCTTTTAACTTGATTAACATAGCATCGCCATGGCAATACAGCATACCTAATAGATCCaaacaactttatgccgcctaaatattatgcacaaatattatctgcaaatgtattgttcgactagaagactattatgctcatcaacattatgacaacagacgactcggtattacaaaaatctgcgaaatgatttgtgccaaagcatattctgcgtaaggtgtttctgctaaacttctgccaagaactattatacgaatcaaatatatgcgtaaaaagtttctgccagataatagtgaaccccaaagaaaaaatattagaagaatcatcatttttaaaaacaataccaAAAAGAAGCTTTGCATtaataaaaagacaaaaaatatttttgaaaacacttaagtccgttttcacattatcgatccaatatcggatgtcggaaggattacacatacacacatacacacatacaatcacgcctgtatcccatgaaggggtaggcagagcacatgaaactactcaagtttcagtgccacttctggcaaataaggggttggcagaaaacgaaactgtgacattgcagtgacaggttgccagcctctcgcctgcgccacaatttaacccatatcccacagtcgccttctacgacacccacgggaagaaagggggtggtgaaattcttaacccgtcaccacacgagggaaaaaaatccaagatggcgcctgtaatgtatgagataacggtccgacatccgatatcggatcggataatgtgaaaatgtttaaaactctcgggtctttcgagcccggtcatttataaggcgtgcgtggggatatagaaCCAACAAGTAGAGGCCGTTTGAGAGCTTTGATGTCACCCGTGAATCGGTTTCAACAGGAATTAGAAGCTATTGTAGAAAATATGGATAGAGTACTGGTCTATGGTAATTTTTTTCCGTACTTACCTATATTTAAATTTCCTGGTATTTGAAATGAAAAGCACAATTTCATTCCCATGCCAAGCATTTATAATAGTATCTAACTCGACAGGAAGGGTGCCTATTTACCCTATTTCGAAATCGATTTTGAATGACGACGAAGTAAATAAAACTTCCACCTCCTTTTAAATTATAAAGTCGGTTAAAatacctagtacctacttagTAGTTAGgtggtagtaggtacctacctagttCGATACCTAGGTACAGTGAGGAAATGATTTCCTATTTCCTATCAATTAAGGGCTGCGTCTTGTGGAAAAGCACGCAAACTAATGAACAAAAACAAGCGGCCAAACTCAATCCATCTTACCGGTGAGTTTTCATATTTATCCGCTATACACCAAAGGACACGGATATTACCTTAAAAACTACTAATGTACTGATTCGACCTTCCTCTTCTCAAACGATGGCACCAAAACCAAAAATGATAACCCATGAACTGTTACAAACCAATTGAAATCCTAGGCCaatgtagaaccttttcacagtcaacgtcaaaagtgATTTGTATGGTCAATAAtacacggtgtcaataagacagggttctagagtggcctatgattcaaattggttgaccgtaccaaCGTACTTATTCAACATTTTATAGATAACTCATGAAGTTGTTCATTAAGTTGATTAAGTAGGATTGGATACGCGAAAATTCATGATGATAAAGAAGCCTTAGGTATTAACGTTGACATTTAAAAGGCCAAGAATCAAGtcttttttacaagcttttattcaacttgccttgttagtatgttagtgtgcgtcaaaacgtagaagctaaatttgacccacttcccggtttccaattgagctgaaattttgcactcatatgtaaatcacgtgataaTGCAATATTAtcgtatcatggagctgatctgataatGCAGCAGAGCAGAGAAATGTGGTCATAGGAAccctgtcatgaaacgtcgtatccctaTCAAGTAagaggtttttagaaacgtttcGGAGAATAGTaaatgactgttgaaagaaaggtaca is a genomic window of Leguminivora glycinivorella isolate SPB_JAAS2020 chromosome 6, LegGlyc_1.1, whole genome shotgun sequence containing:
- the LOC125227629 gene encoding uncharacterized protein LOC125227629, with the translated sequence MEETILEIIGESVVSGVVIKSDPLAEGASFSDEEESYMADNSEEAPVNYGVTKSRRGKKRRHSSQNISDADDEVGTSSPYHERKQKKFKTDNESDDDESASELIRLEREKLEYTKQFLEATREISNNVGKLVSVMTRIKDLLLLNHKGE